The Pecten maximus chromosome 10, xPecMax1.1, whole genome shotgun sequence region GATAATTAGTCTATTGTACCAGTTAATGAGGTGTGATAATTAGTCTATCGTACCAGTTAATGAGGTGTGATGATTAGTCTACATGTACCAGTTAAGGAGGATGTCTGATAATTAGTCTACTGTACCAGTTAGGGAGGTGTTATGTTAGGGAGGCATAGAAGGATTGACCACCAGCGAAAGGTGATTTGAAAAATGCCTTTATTTACAACATTACTTAATGATAATTCTCACAGGCCTACtaagaaaacaattaaataaatcaaacattAGGAACTTTTCTATGGTCAGGTGGTATAACTTATAACCATTCATAGACATCTGATTATCTGTAACGAACAGAATGATGTATAGTCCTGTAGTACACAGGAAAAATAATTCACTTTAAAAGAAATGCATGTATGTAGTAATCTCTCCGGATTTATTCTCACTAAACATCACTATGCTATTGGTAAATAAGacataacaaataatacaaaatttaaCAACTATCAACATCGAACTAAAACACTGTCTTTATAAACTGATTGGATACATCACAGTCTATAAAGGAACATAAATGACATGTGTCAAATGACATGTGTCAATTGACATGTGATGACAATTTACATTATACTGTCAAAACACATATCTGTCAGTGCATCCTCACCTGATTCCAAACGATGCTGTCTGCCTACTGCCTTTTAAATTCTTGCACACCAATTTTTCAACCACATCTACTTTCCCGCTTCTTGCAGCATCTAAGAGTTCTTGTTCTTTGCTACCGATCAGATTCCTTAGTAGCCCTGCCATAATGATCTGTTTGAATTGTGAACATCACAGTAAATATGATGAAGTTACTTCCTCAACATAGCAGCGCCATCTCTATTTTACTAACAAAATGTCTAACAAACAATGTTTTTCACTGGATATTCTATAGCAGTTCTGACCAATCGACGTTCTTATTGAATATTTGTCTCAATCGATGCAATTTGCTGATGCAGTGACACACCTCcaattttaaccaatcaaaatacCGATGGTATGTTGAAACGAAATACACATCATGACGTTGACAGTCTGGCTAAAAATAGAATTTTGATGTAAACAAGAGCGTAAGGACGACGAAGGACAGATTAAGTGTGTGGCTATTTACTGAAGAATACAGATCACTACAAAGCTAGAGAAAATGCCTGATTCAGAGAAAAGGACACGACAGGACATTAGAATGACAAAGCCGCTGACAGTGGTAAGATTTCAACATCGCATGAATGTTCATTTTGACAGGAAACATTGGAGCCAGCGAACGTTGAGATCTAGGCCTAGCATGTGACCAGTGATCATGAAATCATTCACTGGCTTTGTTTACATCTGCGTCGTTGTATTTATCGTTACTTTTTTATGATACTGTTACGTTTAACGATGAATTGTGTTTTATAAGTGATTCGTTTAATCAGGGTGCTTAAATTCCACCTCTGAAAACCAGCTTTACTGTAAgcctattgttttattgtttggtCCGGTTCATTGTTCCGATATAAAATGTATAGGTTATATTTCCgttgtgtgtacatgtgtatatacggTAGTTCTACAGTATATGTATCTAAAAGTAAGGAAGAAACATAATTTAGCGACCATTTCCTTGTTTATACCACGGACTGTTCAATATATCGATCCATCTGTTTACATAATTTATGACAAAAGAAGTCAACATCTTAAATTGGCATTGCGCCATTGTGACGTCGCCCGTCACTGTAAACATGTGACTTTTCATTGTAGAATATCGCCATTGTCCAGACTTAACCTATTTAACTCTATGCGTGGCAGATCCCATAGTGTTCAGGGACAGTACAATTATAATGGATTCAGAATTTTCACAAACTGCATGTTGTGCAAATTAAGCTGCCATTTTATGTAGGCCTATACACatcaatattgtatgtaatgtacGTACACCATGCACTGCAGTCATGGATTctaattatataactatttcatttattttagcAAATCCATGAActtttatgacttcgtttttcaatggattttctgGAAATTCCAAAAACATGCATAAACCAATTAGGATCTTTCACCTGATATTTTTAAATAGGCCTACATGTTTTTCCTCCAAAATGTTCTGCTTAATTTCTTGAAATAGATGAATACTGTAGAAATCTATCACTGTTTCTGTATTCTTACTTATGATACTCTTGCTAAACTTTGAATTGAAATGTCTCTTGAAACATATGCAAGGGAAAATTAAACAATTACCAGAGGAAAGAGCAAGTAAGTCTCTTGgaaatgtaaaattttaatcaattcCATTCAAATTAATGGCaaacaaattaatgaaaattcaTAGAAAAGTTAAATGAAGTGAAGTCCTTGTGAAggataaatataaattaaacaaaacatatttatacagCTGTAAATCACTTTGATTTAGCAATTACTTTATTTTGTGAACTATGTAACCTCTTCAGAAATATTTCCAATGCATGATTTCATGAACTCTGATCTAAAAATGATTCACATATGAGAAGCTATATGTTAGTCATAGATTCCTTTATTGGTAGCCTTTTACTGATAGCTTGCTAGCCATCCAAAAGTGTTTCGTCTTTGATTTCATGATAGACTGTCCTCATGTATTATTAATTCGAAAATAAATCTCATGCGAAATGTGATTTACAGTACAGTCTGTATATAGTACAGATTTCATAAAGTGTCTCAAATGCAAGTTCAGGAGAGTTCTCACGAACTAACATTTCATTAAATGCGATTTTAATTAATTGTGTCATAAAATATAAGAGAGGGAAAAACATACGTATGCTGAAAGACACATTTTTTGCTCAGGttcaaaattcaaatgaatGCAATTTGCGATAAATCTGATATCTGAATTAATGAATGTTCAATGATTTTGAAGGAATTTGGGAAAGATTTCATGAGATAGGATTTTTGATGTTGAGGTTTTTCTCCTATTTCATGATTAAGTGAGTTTAAAGAAAGTTCCCAGCATGGCACAATGACGTTTATTAAACTTTAATTGATTCAACTTTGAGGACCCAACTTTTATCCTTCGTACAGTACATAAATGCACGCTATACCCATGGAAATGTATGTGATCATGATAGGGTCATCATGTCTGTGGTCATGATAGGGTTATTATGTCTGTGATCATGATAGGGTTATTATATCTGTGATCATGATAGGGTCATCATATCTGTGGTTATGATAGGGTTATTATATCTGTGGTCATGATAGGGTTATTATATCTGTGGTCATGATAGGGTCATCATATCTGTGGTCATGATAGGGTTATTATATCTGTGATCATGATAGGGTCATCATGTCTGTGATCATGATAGGGTTATTATATCTGGTCATGATAGGGTCATCATATCTGTGATCATAATAGGGTTATTATATCTGTGACCATGATAGGGTTATTATGTCTGTGGTCATGATAGGGTTATTATGTCTGTGGTCATGATAGGGTTATTATGTCTGTGGTCATGATAGGGTCATCATGTCTGTGGTCATGATAGGGTTATTATGTCTGTGGTCATGATAGGGTCATCATATCTGTGATCATGATAGGGTCATCATGTCTGTGATCATGATAGGGTTATTATGTCTGTGATCATGATAGGGTCATCATGTCTGTGGTCATGATAGGGTTATTATATCTGTGGTCATGATAGGGTCATCATATCTGTGATCATGATAGGGTCATCATGTCTGTGATCATGATAGGGTTATTATGTCTGTGATCATGATAGGGTCATCATGTCTGTGATCATGATAGGGTTATTATATCTGGTCATGATAGGGTCATCATATCTGTGATCATGATAGGGTCATCATGTCTGTGGTCATGATAGGGTTATTATATCTGTGATCATGATAGGGTCATCATGTCTGTGGTCATGATAGGGTTATTATATCTGGTCATGATAGGGTTGTTATGTCTGTGATCATGATAGGGTTGTTATGTCTGTGATCATGATAGGGTCATCATGTCTGTGGTCATGATAGGGTCATTATATCTGTGGTCATGATAGGGTCATCATGTCTGTGGTCATGATAGGGTTATTATATCTGGTCATGATAGGGTTGTTATGTCTGTGATCATGATAGGGTTGTTATGTCTGTGATCATGATAGGGTCATCATGTCTGTGGTCATGATAGGGTCATTATATCTGTGGTCATGATAGGGTTATTATATCTGGTCATGATAGGGTCATCATGTCTGTGATCATGATAGGGTTATTATATCTGTGATCATGATAGGGTTATTATGTCTGTGATCATGATAGGGTCATCATGTCTGTGATCATGATAGGGTTATTATATCTGGTCATGATAGGGTCATCATGTCTGTGATCATGATAGGGTCATCATGTATGTGGTCATGATAGGGTTATTATATCTGTGATCATGATAGGGTTATTATATCTGTGATCATGATAGGGTCATTATATCTGTGATCATGATAGGGTTATTATATCTGGTCATGATAGGGTCATCATGTCTGTGATCGTGATATGGTTATTATATATCTGGTCATGATAGGGTTATTATATCTGTGATCATGATAGGGTTATTATATCTGTGATCATGATAGGGTTATTATCTCTGTGGTCATGATAGGGTCATCATGTCTGTTGCCATGCAGATcctttttaaattgaatttcTTTTCTAAAAATATATACTAAATTACTATTCAGTAAAAATGTAGGGGAATACAAAAAACTctctaaataaaaataacagaTCAATGTATTAAGTCTTTACCTGTAATTCATAGGAACAAAATCTTATTTTTAGTATATGATTACACTGAATAACCTTGTGATATTTTTAGTATGGTGATGATTACACTGAATAACCTTGTGATATTTTTAGTATGGTGATGATTACACTGAATAACCTTGTGATATTTTTAGTATGGTGATGATTACACTGAATAACCTTGTGATATTTTTAGTATGGTGATGATTACACTGAATAACCTTGTGATATTTTTAGTATGGTGATGATTACACTGAATTACCCtgtgatattttaattaattaaatccTATTCTAAACAGATCACTCAGCTACTTGTGataaactgtacatgtgtagATCTCATATATTCTGTCTGTACTTTACAGGTGAACACTTTACAGGTGAACACTATAGGTGAACACTTTATAGGTGGACACTTTACAGGTGAATACTTTACAGGTGAACACTTTACAGGTGAACACTTTACAGGTGAACACTTTATAGGTGAACACTTTACAGGTGAACACTTTACAGGTGAACACGTGCATTGACAGGTATAACCACTTTACAAGGGaacaatatatactgttgaaCACTTTATACGTGTACAAAATACAGGTGAATGCATTGAAGATGTGAAATTTATTGTTGAACATTTTACAAATGAGCAATTTTCAGGTGAACATGTACACTTTACAGTTGATCATAaactacaaataaacaaatatctagtcaatatatataacacctgaCCAAGAGGTCATGCTGGGTtaaatggctaccaagtttgttcaaattaataacCTTGACCATATTTCAtggtcataggggtcaaatatgttaaaatattcagATGAGGCCGACTTTCTCAATATATTCAGATGAGGCAGActttctcaataacaaagaggcccagggcCCTGATATTGAGACAATAGTATGCTGAGATGTCACACTGATCAAATGTGTTCATTTTTAttcaacttaaaaacaaaaacatcaactaTCACTATCCATTTCCGAACTCAGGTGACTTTTAAGTCCCATGGGCTTCTTGGTAGTATTTGTTAAAAATCACCATTAGGTGTACCCCAGTGTCTACTCACCCCAAGGTCAATTTGTTACAAATCATCTACCCCAAGGTCAGTTTATTGCCTATAATCAcctaataataatcaaaattaaCCGAACCCGTTACTAAGTTTCCATGTATATTTCACATCCTTTCAATAAAGACTAATGATCACCTGCATCACATAACAATGACAAAATCCACCAATGAAATTGGTTGTAATTCTTACGAAGATGATTGTCTTACTTGTaagctagctatatatatagactgcTGATCTTTTCAAACAGTGATAATTAAGAAACTTCTAAGaacctacatatatgtatataaataatttcaCCTGATGGTAAAAtcctattattattattttatagcTGAAGAGCATTGGCCCAAAGTTAGTACCATTCTTCAAAACGGTGGCCATCTTTTTTGTTCTCTTTGGACGAGAGGAAAAGGAAAGTTCCAAATTGTTCTGCTGTGTGGCCAAAATCTTACCAATCATCTCGCTGATCTTGTTTGTGTTTCTACACGGCATGAATCTCACAGAATACTACCGCTATTCACGGAGGATTCTGATTGGCCTGATCTTCTCATGCTTTGGCGACATACTGTTGGTGTGGAAGGATTCATATTTTGAAGCTGGAATTCTCATGTTTGCTGTGGCTCAGATCTGCTACGCCAGGGCATTTGGATGGAAACCATTCAACCCCTACGCCCTGGCTGTGTTTGCCGCCATCGGAGCAGCCACCTATGGTATTTTGAGTCCCTCCTTAGATGGAATTTTGAGCTATCTGGTTGcgatttacataaccttgatttgtGTGATGGGATGGAGAGCGGTTGCCAGGGTGAGATTTTTTGATGACCTTGTGACCTGGACCAAACTCTGTGGATGTGCAGGCTCAATTCTGTTCATGATATCAGATGTGACCATCGCTGTTAATAAGTTTGTGATGCCCCTACCATTCCACCACCAAATTATCATGCTGACATACTATGCAGCCCAATTGGGCATAACATTGTCAGTGGTGGACAGTCAGGTGGACATTATCTTACAGTCGGACACAGATTAGGATGGACACATCAACCTGTCGACATGATTCAAAAACCAAGATGTGTATCCTTCTCAATATAACCTTCAAATGGTGCTACATTGAGTAAGAGAAGGCCTCTCTTGGTTCAGATGGGAGGAgacaatatatatcacacattaAATTGTGTAGTGTGAAAGTCGGGTTTTCTCAACAACAAAAAGTGATACAATTTGTCTTTCTGTTTTGACAGTCATTGTTTCAGTATTATTTTGTGTGaatttatgaatgaatttaTGTGTGACGTGTAGAGAGTCTGTTACAAAGTGTGTGTGATTTATTTGAAGCCTAGTCATAGATGATGAGGATAGTGTCCCGTCAGACTGGGACATTGACCTATGTTTTACTCGCTGTCAGGGGTAAAGTCCATATTACTGAGGACACATCCGGTATCTCTAAGTCATAAACTATATTCCAAGTTaaactgtaaaatatttatcaattggACATAACATTGCCGGCCTGTAACTTCGAATAGTGACAGTATTGACCACTTTTTACAAACTAAGAATGacagttatacacatgtaatttatatctAGTCAATAAGTGTCAGCAAATGTCTTTGTATCGCAGAAAAAATATAGAGAAAAATCATGTAAAAAATCATTTgtgtataaatatttcaaattcatcaaaaatcAATATCTAGTGATTAGAAAAGATTCAATTTTGTTATCttaagttttgaattttttcttttttagtaGCTTTGATATCTAAGTTTACCATAGAGGTAGACTAATTATCTCCCGATTTTATCTCTATAGAGAAACTATATACAGAGAGTTACTGCCTTTAACCTTGTACTGAATCAGCTGGCTGAACCTAGGATAGGTGTCAGTGACTGATCGTGGTGACGACTGGTACAGGGTCATCAGTCTCCAGATTTAAATAATCATTGTTGTCTGGTAACCTGTAATCCTGTATCAGCTGGTTCATTGGAGATTGACATCAGTTTGAAAAGATAATTTCCTTTTTGATGtcttaaaatgttaaaagtcTATGATTCTGACTGTTAAATTAGatcattgtctatatatatattatgatattatataaattaaatagaAATTGAGCAGGaaataagtatgatagtttcaGTATATTTATGTGAATTTCATGTAAAGTCAATTTTTTAAGCTTATAATTATGCAAACTAACAGTTTGAGtcattctataaaaaaaagtcTAGTTCTTTATTAATTGTGTTGAAATAGACTTAAACAACGCAACCTGATTCCATGtgtacacacaataacacacacacgTACACGTATATTACACTATAACTGTCATTACTGGTAGTGTTTTTATCTTATCTATAACatatgtattgttaaaactACTTATCAAATCAGTACATTATTGTGTTGTTATGATATAGAGTAATTTTACCCTATTTCGACCTCAAGTCAAGCTTTACATAGTGTACATCAAACCGACCTGAATCATTGATATTTCTATTCCATTGTCTCTAATTCTACCACCATACATTAATTGCCAAACTCCCTTTAAAGTGCCAAAAAGTGGCTGCCAATAATTGCTGGCATTAAAAGAAGTTTTACTTTgtggtactatatatgtatatcagtgATCAACATTTACACGATACTGTAAACGTTCCAtgttttagtggtaatcttattttggCGCTTTTCACTCTTGAAGCATTACACTAAATTATGACTGCGCTAATTACATCATCTATAATGCTGCTCTTACAGAAATATGAGAATGCGTTAATTCTTCAGTGTGATAATTTCTTATAATTTGGAAATGCTCGAAAATTTGAGTATGCTAAAGTTAtaacatttacagtaatttACACAATTATGAGGATGTCTGTATAAGAATAAAACTACATGCATTAGTTAATCCGTGTACTGTATTATTAAGTCAGAATGAGAAATTATTATGATGATTCAGTCGTTATTAGCTAATATGGTCTGAAGGGCCAAGTGATCATGTGCCCTGATGCGGCATTCATCCGTCGGTCGTCTGGCGTCGTCATTCTGctgtcaacttttccttttaaattaattctcattaaccaagaggtccatggTTATGATTTTTGGCCAATAGGTTCCTTGGATGGCAAAAagaaatgatcttgacctaTATTCACTGGGGTCAAATTCATTTGACTTCTTCTCACAAACCAAATTAAATGGCCTATAATATAATCATGACATTTGGCTGGTAAGCTCCTGGGATCGATAGAGCCGCTCATagtttgtgaccttgacctatattaaAACATACAAAGGACTTTGTatgattgaaatatataactgaatGTCCCAAAACCAATTTCTTTTGATTAAATGAAAGGCAGAGAATTGTCAAACAAATAATACCAGGTGAATGatgcaggcccattgggcctcttttAACTTGTACTAGGCATATTTTGTCAAATCTGAAATAGGTGTACATAAATATGTACCTTACAAGTTTTCGTAAGGTCAGTGTTTAATTTATACCTGATCGGTCTGAGTTTCAAACTTACTGTTGTTAGCATTGTGATGGACATTTGTAACACATTCTTTAGCTTAAAAGTTTCCATAcaaaaaacattaaagaaataaagGAAAGTTCCTTCCTAGGATCTGTTTCCTTAAGTCCAATACATTATGTAATTCTTTCCTTAATCTaaggaacattgatgaaacttGAGCCAGGATGGAAATTAATTTTGCTTTTCTAGAGGTTTTAAGTCAAAGTAGATTATATTTGACCAAATAATAACATTGTAGGTGCTCCTATCCTTGGCTAAGCATTAATCCCCTCTCTGTCATAATTGTACACACATTATCAGCTGTTTATCTGAAATGTTCTCCAGTCTGTTCTAGTTCTGTTTATGACATCACACCTAGAACTCTGTATGTTCAGTGAAACATCTGTCACGTACGTAAACAAAGAAAATGTTGTGATGTGTAAATTCACATCAGAAGCAAACAGAAAGGGAAAGAGAGAGGGcatatgtttaattatattaaaatttaTAATAGGCATTCTCCTATGGAAATTACCATAATTATCAACTCTGAGAATGGGATCTTTGATTATTAGTACCCAGTAATATAAGTCATACTTGGGTACGTACCActaattcataaaaaaaaattaactgctacatcattttttttctgctcACTTAAATGCgtctatatttttgtataagAGTTGCAGACAAGGTTTATGACAGGAACATCATACCCATTCGCTAGAAAAATCAACATAaatttcaatgtacaaaaaGTGTATTTCAATGTGATGGAAAGAAAGCAAAGTTAACATTAAAAAAGCCACTTATATTATGGTAAATATGAGATAGGTTTGGTAGGTGGTATTTACAATGTGAGTATATAAAACTCAATTATTGACAGGCCTGTGTGATTTACAAATGGTGAACAATGTTCAGTGTATTTACAGAGAAATGTCGCAGACAGGTGTTACATTACAGAGCTGATTAAGGTGTAATGATGTTGGGAATGATATTTTTATCCGTGTCATACTTAATATGACTGGTATTTTAATAACATGAAAATCTGATATCCATATATGCATGCTGTTGTCCAATTCAATTTACCaataatttatcaaatgatCAGGTATACCTTCAAAGAGCATTATTACAGTATAAATTTTTGAACAttatagaaaatgaaatttttgtCACTTTcgtataaaaaaattaatttgacaTCTTCTGCGGTAGCTATACTTGAACTACAAAAATGTGTAGTGGGTTAGGTTAGGTTAATTATGCCAATGTATGTAACACCCGCTCACCACGTCTACCTGCTGcttatataggtatataggtatagcATTCGCATATCGACAAGATACAGCTGCAGCCCAAGGCAATTCTTAACCAATCTCTATACCTAAACATATATCAGTCAATGTATACCGACAAATTAACTACAATGTTGCTCTGACATTATTTATATCGATCGCGatacattacatatgtatac contains the following coding sequences:
- the LOC117336831 gene encoding lysoplasmalogenase-like protein TMEM86A, whose protein sequence is MPDSEKRTRQDIRMTKPLTVLKSIGPKLVPFFKTVAIFFVLFGREEKESSKLFCCVAKILPIISLILFVFLHGMNLTEYYRYSRRILIGLIFSCFGDILLVWKDSYFEAGILMFAVAQICYARAFGWKPFNPYALAVFAAIGAATYGILSPSLDGILSYLVAIYITLICVMGWRAVARVRFFDDLVTWTKLCGCAGSILFMISDVTIAVNKFVMPLPFHHQIIMLTYYAAQLGITLSVVDSQVDIILQSDTD